The following coding sequences lie in one Carassius carassius chromosome 1, fCarCar2.1, whole genome shotgun sequence genomic window:
- the LOC132123406 gene encoding protein PET100 homolog, mitochondrial, whose product MGVKIEVFRMMVYLSFPVAMFWISNQAEYFEEYIVKRKREIFPPDEKMHRQELEDFKERMRKRREQRMLKQMGMQSEE is encoded by the exons ATGGGGGTTAAAATAGAGGTTTTTAGG ATGATGGTGTATCTGTCGTTTCCAGTGGCGATGTTTTGGATATCAAACCAAGCGGAATATTTTGAGGAATACATCGTGAAGCGAAAG aGGGAAATCTTCCCACCTGATGAGAAAATGCAT AGGCAGGAGCTGGAGGATTTCAAGGAGCGCATGAGAAAGCGAAGGGAGCAAAGGATGCTGAAACAGATGGGCATGCAGTCTGAGGAATGA